The genomic stretch ATCTCAGGTTGATCCGGTCATAGGTTAAGAgagttaacctgagttgactcaaataaaaaaaaaataaagcaactttgttttgacataaaatataaaaaaaaagtcaataagtTTTTATCTCGTATTTTATATCAGGTCAACCGGTTCACAAGTTTACCCAGGTTTTTTTATAAGGTAATGTCAaatcaaccttttatttttttaaaacctagaCAATTGCAGGTCTCAGGTTGGTCGGGTCTTATCCAGTGTCtaccaaatacaaaataaaacatattatccAGTACAATTCAAAGTATactaaatacaaaacaaaatagctTCTTGTCATGCAGGCTGAATCAATACCGTTCAACATACCAAACACTATCTATTCAACGATTGGGTCATATAAATAAGACCTATCTTGTAGCTTAGTTGGGCTGTAGAGCCCATTAGGCTCTGGCAATGAAAGTTCCCTtcctgcttttcttttctttttaattttttgaaaatgagtcGTGGGCTTCACATGACAAAAGCTGGAACCCAAATAACCCAGCCCAAAGAAAGAGCAGCGTCGAAGGCTGCAGCAAGAATTAGGGTTTCTCTCATTTAGCAACCCTATATATAAACCGCACCCTGCAGTGTCTCATCTTCTCTTATGCCAGAGCCACCGACATCAACGTCTGTAGCTTCAACAAGGCAGAAGGTGCTGCAGCATAAGCCACCATGGTACATCTCCGCTTTTCGCTCCCTATTCTTCCTTTGTTTCTTGCATTAAATCTCTAAATCACACTTTGTCCcttgctctttcttttttaggtGAAGTACTCTAGAGAGCCTGATAATCCCACCAAGTGTAAGTGTTCTaatatttttccatttgggttTTCTGTGCATTGGAGGAGATCTTAATTTTATACTGTTGTGTCCATGCTTATGTTGCAGCCTGCAAAGCAAGGGGCGGTGACCTCAGAGTTCATTTTAAGGTATTGTGTTTAGGGTTTTGACGGGTTTCGTTTTTTGTATGACCGTTGCTTGCTATTGATTTTGCTAGTAAAACCTGATGAAAAAAGCAGGGGCCTGTTGCCTATGTGAACAGGTCTCTCGTAAACTTCAGGGAAATCAGTTACATTGTTCTTGGGTGAACctctgttttattttatgtggcTGAAGGTTCAGTAAATGATGGGACATTTTTGTGCTAcgattttatttatatctaaACGAGGTTTTGTGGATTTCAATAGTAAGAAATGAAGAGAGCATTGGATGATTTTCTTCATCACTTTATCCTTTCGTTTTAACCAACCAAAACTGCTCCACATATTTTCTATTCTAGTTGTTAACCTGATGAAAAAAGCAGGGCCTTGTTGCCTTTTGTGAACATGGCTCTCGTAAACTTCAGGGAAATTAATTGCATTGTTATTGGGTGAACCTCTGTTGTTATTGGTGGCTGAAGGTTCAGTAAATGATGGTACAATTGTTTCCATATCAGTTTCTCTATTTGTTTGTTGTTGAAGTGgtggtttttatgtttttcacttTCAGAGATTTTTTTAGCTTGTTTTGACTTGTGCATCCTTTTTAATGTTTATGCAGAATACAAGGGAGACAGCTTTTGCTTTGAGGAAGTTGCCTTTGGCCAAGGCCAAGAGGTACTTGGAAGATGTCCTGGCTCACAAGCAGGCCATTCCATTCCGACGTTTCTGTGGTGGTGTTGGGCGAACTGCTCAAGCAAAGAACAGGCACTCAAACGGACAAGGACGCTGGCCTGCCAAGTCTGCAAGGTTCATCCTGGACTTGCTCAAGAATGCTGAGAGCAACGCTGAGGTACACATAACTATTATCTGTTTGATGTTCATGTATTTATCATCTTCTGCAATAATTCTGCTGATTTTACGACTTTCTTTTCCAGGTCAAGGGTTTGGATGTGGATGCACTCTACATATCTCACATCCAGGTGAATCAGGCACAGAAGCAGAGGCGTCGTACATATAGGGCACATGGAAGAATTAATCGTACGTTTATTTTATTAGACTATACGAGTTAAACATACACTTCTGTTTGTCTGTATTCAttagaatcttttttttctctctcgtcAGCTTACATGTCCAGCCCTTGCCACATTGAGTTGGTTTTGTCTGAGAAGGAAGAGCCAGTTAAGAAAGAGGTAATCTAGACGGCAAAGCATGATGATTTATTGCTTgtgttttatttcttcttcactAATTCTTGTATGCTGACATTACAGCCTGAGACCCAGATAGCAACCAGCAAGTCAAAGAAGTCCCAAGCTTCCTCTTGAGTGGGCAGCTTATTTGTTTATTCTATGAGAAATACTTGGAGAGCTCAGATGAAAGTCTGTTTTCATCAGAGTTTTGTTGTATCATAATTTGACAAAATAGTCCTCGATAATAGCTTGATCGGCCTAACtgatatcttgtttacgaaccACGCGTAGCTTTCAGATTATAGATTTTTGAATGAATAATTTTGATTCACCAACTCTGGTTCCACTAAAAAGACATCAACGAAACCTTTGGAATATTGCCTTCTGCTCGGAATGAATTCTAATACTCGTGCAATGTACTCGAAAAAAGATTTCCATGAATGTATGTGAGGAGTAGACAGAAGAGATTTAGAGCCCGTTTGGGGCTGAGGTCGAAcctgcttttgaaaaaattttgaatttttttttttttttactaaaattaagtaCAGTTTATACATTTTGGATCGGatggttttgatgtgctgaaatcaaaaataatttttaaaaaatgaaaaaatattattgacatgctttttgatacgaaaagctatttgaaaagcaacagggTTAAACGTATCATTTTCAGTTGTAAATGAGAATGTTTCCGTCATCACCAATCAATCAATGAACTTATCGTTgatcaatattatattataataaagtaAGCTTGCTGTCCAAATAAATGGAAGTAACCTTACACAACTATTCTTGATTTCTAGCCTGCAAGTGGATCAATTACATAGCAGCGTGAATTTGTAGTGGAGAGGgaggaaaaaataagaaaaatgaccaCCGAAGACGTTTCTCTTGACCTTTAATCTCTTCTTTCTTCAGTTGAGAGGGACTTGCTCATCCGCAACAACGGTGATCAGACACTTCTTTTATGCAGTAGTTTATTACTTGGGTTAAAGTCAGCAATTTGGCTGGGAGGATCGTGGGATTCTATTTCTCTGGTGTATGGTACGGGCCATGCGCCGAAGTTTCACCCCATTGTTGATAGAAGTCTATGAATAGCTCTCATCCAAAGGGGACtgtgaatttgttttcatttcttctaACAGAGATGACGAGTCCTTCAATACGTCCTTCTCCAAAATGCCATGTCTTGCCATTCCATTTTCTGATACGGAGACCTGCAAACGTCTCAAGGAAGTGCTCATGGGAAGGTTTCATGTGATGGTGGTGTCAGAACCATCAGGGAACATGGTGTGGATGGATATCCATTCACCCTTGATAGGCTGAATTTCCTCAAGGAGCAAAAGGAGGACGCTAAGAGGAATCAAACCATAAGCTCTGTCTTGGTTTCGAACTCACGTACGTGATTACATGATTTCTAAAGATGGAAGCAAGGTAGACGGTTTATTCAATCAGCTAGTTATGTTATTAAATTGATGATTCCATAATTCACGATTTTTGCTATCTGAAATTACAGATCCCTGTGTTGGACCTTGAAGGAAAATTTTGAGACAATGCATTGGTTGGCTTCGCCATTTAAGAACAGGAGCTGTAAGGAGCTAGCATAGTATTTTGAGCTTAGAACCTTTCCTACTCTAGTCATAATTGGCAGGATGGAAAGACTTTGAACCCAAATGTGGCTGAAGTTATTGAAGACCATGGTCTTGAAGTCTATCCATTTACACCGGAGAAACTCGATGAGTTAGCTGTGATGGACGAGGCAAAACTGGAAGCAGTACATGTATTTGCGATGCCTGTAGGGATATGGGATCTGGGATCTGGGATCTGGTTGGTCTTTCTGTTGCAAACGATGTGAATTTGATCTTCACCCCAAGTGTGCTTTGAAGGAAGATGAAAATACTGGGACTCAAAAGGGAAAGGATGGATTTGCAATGGAGATGAGTGCTGCAAAGCTTAAGCTGACTTAACGGGCTTCCTTTTATAACAAGGATGCAATGTAAGATCGTTGCATGTATGTGAAGATAGTTGACGTCTTTCCTGTTATCTATACTTAACTAGTAGTTGTAAGACTGAGCTGCGGAAGGATTTCCATGTTCTGTATTTCGTTaccaaaaacatataagaacATTGGCCACCGGCCAAGTTTATGTGAATCCTTATTTTGGGGACCCAATTGAAACTTAGGGATCCATGGCTGGTGGTTTGTTCTCAATGACTTCCTACGACGTTGTCTTTCCTGAAGGAAAATGCTTATCGGTCCTGTCAAGAAATAGGGAAGATTTGCTATGCAACTGTCGTTGTTTCTATCTGGCCGTACGGAACAATCCGTTTAACCTCTGGATCAAATATTCCAGTAATTGTATTGCTGATGTAAATTTAAAACTGGGCTGATTGTTACTTACCTAGCATGGATCAGATTTAGATTTCTCAGTACTGCGAAGTCCACAGAATCTGAAACATCTAGGAACTTGAACAACAGAAAGCTAAAAGGCCCAAAGACTTGACATTTAAGAAACATAGAATTTGGATAGGATGAATGTTTAATTAGTCGCCGAGGTATCACACCGAAGGTTATTGATCTGCTTAGTTTTATGAACTATTGAACTTTGatcttcgttttcttttttattttcatatttgatgTAAATCTACCTAAAGAGCACTTGTAGCATTCCGTCGTACCTCTCTCGTGCACCTGCTATTATTATCTTGTATCAGGGTGTTGGAGACGACCGTTACTTTCCTAAGTGTCCCACATCGAAGAAATAGAGCTTTGTCAAAGGGAGCGCTGACTATAAACAATGCCTCAACGCTCGCTCAAATTTTATCTTTGCGCTTGGGGCAATGACGCAGCTAGTGAGGTTCTAACCGAGGCGCGTCAATTGCTGGTTGAAAACTATTTCCAAACCCCCTCATTGGCCTGGGTTTGGCTCAGGCCATTGAGAATTTCTGGAAGGGTTCCCCTCGGGGTAAAGCCCAACAATTCTAGTTTCCAAATTTAACGATTACATAATGTAGATCACTGACAAGTCACCAATGGGCAATTATATGGTGCTCAACCGTGTAATATTCTATAATACAGTTTTATTTGTTATcgatttatattttgaaaagttttcaataagtattatttttaagatttatataaatttataccaactactagttattaaattttaaaagataattcaaattaagattttaactttcttatttctattaaaattcattttgtattattaaaatctaaacaaattaatttaagtatGTACACACTACATtataaaaaggagaaaataatatagtttaataAGAAACGCGTGAATTTTGTGCGTTGAAACTAGTATATAATGATGGGCTATTCTCGAGAAATTTTAGATTGTTGGAATAGTAATTATTAATACTTAATTCATAATAGAggtaaacataaataaataaatttattatttgataattttctcgTTTTATcgtgaatttcttttttttgggtttaggtataaaaaatgaatctaattattattaattattagaaTTTTCCGGTTCTTCTCAATGAGTGGCCTAATCTCCGCCGTTAATTATTCAGTTACATCCTCCTCTATGCGTTACGTGTCCCATGAGTCTGATCCCATGGTTTCCAAAACATCTTGACGACTTTAAAGACATTCCAACCGTCAAAAAAGAACGGAATTACATCatactaatatataaaataaagtctTCACTTCTATCACTTTTTCGTAATTTTGCAGATCCGATCCTCTTTCAGACATCCTCTCCCTCTCGCTTTCGGGATCACTTCACATCCCCAGTAAGATTCCTCCTCTCTCCCCTTCAGTCGTGCTTCCATCTGATTTGCGTTTTAATTTCTTAGTCATAATCTAGGGTATGaaaaagtattattatatttaggTGATTGTTGAATTTTTGGTAATCAGATGGATTGGCAAGGGCAGAAACTAGCGGAGCTATGGATGCAGGTACTGCTGATAGTTTTCGCTGTGGTGGCTTTCGCTACCGGTTATATTACGGGATCGTTTCGAACAATGATGCTAATTTACGCCGGTGGAGTGGTTTTCACCTCACTTGTTACTGTCCCTAATTGGCCTTTCTTCAATCGCCATCCTCTCAAGTGGTTGGACCCAAGCGAAGCCGAGAAGCACCCGAAGCCACAGCCTGCGGCTGTGGCTTCCAAGGACAAGAAGAAATCGTCCAAGAAGTAggtttgttttattgattttgactGGTTTTGTAGTCTTAGCATTTGTTTGCTAGGGTTTTTAATTGGTCAAATGAATTGAAGAGATGAAATGTTATGGGATGAATTGGATGATAGAATAACTTTGCATTGCTATTAATTTAGACCTCTTGGACAATTACATTCGAGTTtcgattagtttttttttttttttacttttatttctgcttatatttttcttggtttattaGAGTGATAGCAGAGGGTTAATCTGCTCACCAGAATGGATAGACAATGTGAAGAGTACTgcatttagtttttctttatttcttgttttttttcatagacGAGAATGAGACTGAATTGATTTTACTGTTTTGTACGGAACACAAGTTCCTTTGTGCGCAGATGTTTCTTAGCCATTGGATTCTGaaaattaattactaaaatgtattaaaaaatgatagacAATGTTTATCCAATTGCTTTGGAAAGGGGTGTTATACGAGACAGATCCTTAGAGTTATGTATTAAATACATCCTGTTTATGTTTTGGATGAAGTGGGTTTGCTTTTTATGTGGACTTCTTGTTATTGTTGATAAGTAATACTAttgatttttaaacataattgaGTTCATTATCAAGACAGAATcctaatgatgaaattgaggtATATAATTCGTTTGATTCTAGTTTCTGGATGAGTGAGTTTTCATTCTAGAAAGAAGCAATGCTAAACCTACTGCTATGGCTGAAATGGGTGCGCATTTGATACAAATCTCAGTTAAAGAATCTTAAGAAAAGAGTAAACTGTTGAAGCTATTAACAGAAAACTGAGAAACAAAGTGTTACATTATAACCATCCAAGCAGAGTTGCAAAGATTGGATTCTTGTTAACTTCATATACTGCCTCTTTTGAGCTTCATTTGTGAAGAAAATGTTGATTTTCTTAATAGTAGGATGATGTCATATGCCTTCTGTCTGGTCCAGCAGGGCTATGTAATTTCTCTGAGAAGAATCATGATGCTGCTCTTTCATTTGATTTCCGTTTCTGGTATTGACATCCAACtcgttttgatttataaatttaaaattgcatCATGATTTGTTACATATACACATGGATGTATACTATATACACTACATTGAaccatttttgttctttctctaGGATTTGTCTTCCAGCATAGTTTTAAGAAATGCTGAAACGGATTGTTCTGTTTGGTTGAAAATGTATGATCATTTACCAGTATAATTTTCTGAAGGGAAAATGATACCAGAATAAGCAACTAAATCCCCCTATATGATTCATTGTTTGGATGACCatggtttaattgatgaaaCTAGTGGGTTATACATGGTATGAGAAGTAATGACAGTGGAGAACTGTAGACTGAAACATTGGGTGATATGCGATGAAAATTTGTCTAAAATTGATGTAGGGGATGCTTCccatttatttttgtcaatctGTGTTTAACCTTTTGTCCATGTTTTGTACGTGGACCTGCTATATTCTTCCTGGCTTCCAGAGTTTTGTCATCTTTGGCAAATCGCTAGTCGAGCTGAacttgtctctctttttttccccatgAAGCTGATATAGGAGGTTATTAAGAGTTTGTAGTTCAAAGCAGATTAGAAGATTTTTGAACCTCTTTCGGGCTGTAAATTGTTACGTGACCTTAAGGTGAGTAAAGTATGTGCTCCCAGCCAACCACAGGTATTTGGTCCAAAAGGTCACCCATAGAATAGGCACAGACAACAGCTGTAAAAGCTGCCCATTATTAGATGAATGTTTCCGGTGTGGCCTCTGTTCAGCTTTTGCTAGATAAGCTCCAAGTTGCCACAGGAATCATCAAGCCACTGGCTGCCTTTGTTTCAATTCCATATCTTGTCTGTGATTATAGTTTAAGCACCAAAATAGGcgtttaaaaattttgaacatGTAAAACACACTGTGCAAGGTTTCTTTAACCGGTAACTCGCTGCAGTTTGCTGCTTAGGGCAGCGTATATTGTCAAGTGTCAGCTATCTACTCGTTTTATTTTTCCCACCGCttcaaggaaaaacaaaagtatAAAGATGCACATTATTGACCTAGTAGGGTTTTTTGCCTGCTTGTGCCACATACAAGGGTTTTACTTGGCTCTACTCACAAAGGATTATTCATCATCAATATTGACTTATTCTTGATTCTATAACTCGAGTGAAATGTTTgacatattaatttatgttgttttttaatgttttttttttaattatatttttttgttttgatgttattttttaatattatgttaattaaaaattaaattttataattttttttatttgttgtatataaagttattatagttGTATAATTCAAGTCATGGATTATCCAATAAAAATTTCAGTGGAACATGAGTCTAAAAAGAGCATGATTGACAACTCAACAATACTCGTGAGTCGTGAGTGAGATCTCCAGTTTAGAATGAAAGATTAATGCGTGAATTACTATTTCCATGTTGTAACTTGTAACTACTTTGTGATAGTCACACCACTTGTCCCCATTCTCTTctacttttgttgtttttcagaaaactttttaattaaatatttttgcaaaaaaaactttttactgCATTAACAAAAACACACCTAGAGTACAGCATGAACATGCCAGCAAAGAGGTAGAAGAGAATGCTTTGGATCATACAGCTATCTTTCATCGTAATAGAGGGGAAAAAACAGGATATAGAGTAGTTAAGGATTAAGTTTTtgtttgtgattgtgattgttttttatattgaaatatattaaaatgatatttttttattttttaaaaaattatttttaaaattagcgtattaaaatgatccaaaatatataaaaaaattaattttttaaaaaaaattattttttttaacaatatggATTTCCTCGCGTTTCCTAATGCAATGTATATTAGTTATTTAGGTGcagggtattttttattttaatatatattaaaatatatttctatattttttatattagaacattaaaattataaaaaaatattaaaaaaattattaattttatatttttctaaactaaatatatttttaaaatatatttaaacacaaaaacagacCGTCTTAGTTATTAGATTAATATAAGATTTACTCTTAAACAAACTTTTGTATCAATTTTGTTTCGTTCGTTAGCTAAATATGAAAAACTTTTTCCCACTTTGGAATTCGAAGAACGTTTTCAaatacagatttttttttctaaatatttttataagtttgaaGTTATATATAGCTAAAtagataatttaaatattttccgATGATTTTTTCTAAATGTGTTCATTTAGCTTTTTTCcaataattatgataaaattcCATAGCAATAAACAATTTAGCATcttttcatgtaatttattgCCTAGAGCGAGCAACAATTATGGATGATAAATTCCAATAATTGATTGTTTGTGCTGGAGGGCGAGGGTGGCTACGGACCAAAGAAGATAAGCTGATTCGCTTATAACCGGACACCTGTCAATGCAGGAATGGAGGTGGATATTTGGTCCTTGGATCTAGTCAAGTGACGGGGTTTCTTAGATATGTGTGCCACGTATCCATCACGCTTTCCGAGTCGAAACTAACCCACTCAATGCTAGCCTCTTTAATTTATcgaaaatgcaaataaaaatctGCCCATATTCAGCGGTGTTTTCCCATTCCCATTCCTCCAGACACCATCTGTGTCCCACCAAGATTCAATTTTGAGCGAGACAGCCACTATTCTAGCCGTCAGCTTTTGCCGGACTCCACAGTATTCTGTCCCCGACATACTTATCATCAGCACCACCACTACTGGGTGCGGCCGTATGGACATTAAACTAATATGaaattgacttttttaaattaagtcaGGTTTTGATTCATTAAACCTGATTATATAAGATTGgaggtgtttttttatgattgtttttaaaaatattttttatttaaaataatatttttatattttaaaaattatttttaatatgaatatatcaatataatttaaaaaaaaaaaaataaaacaaataaattttttttacaaacactTTTATATTATCCAActttttatttactaatttttttaaaatctaccaTGAACTAAATCATGGATTAACTTGCGAATCAagctgagttttttttatttttatttaaataaaataaaaattttggtttgcggagaatattacttttttaattaatgataagagtatttttatttatgtaattttgtgttgtgttttttgtttttagaggtGCATctcattattaaaaacaaaaatacctcCATAACAACCATGGCC from Populus alba chromosome 8, ASM523922v2, whole genome shotgun sequence encodes the following:
- the LOC118058084 gene encoding large ribosomal subunit protein uL22y — its product is MVKYSREPDNPTKSCKARGGDLRVHFKNTRETAFALRKLPLAKAKRYLEDVLAHKQAIPFRRFCGGVGRTAQAKNRHSNGQGRWPAKSARFILDLLKNAESNAEVKGLDVDALYISHIQVNQAQKQRRRTYRAHGRINPYMSSPCHIELVLSEKEEPVKKEPETQIATSKSKKSQASS
- the LOC118058108 gene encoding signal peptidase complex subunit 1; this translates as MDWQGQKLAELWMQVLLIVFAVVAFATGYITGSFRTMMLIYAGGVVFTSLVTVPNWPFFNRHPLKWLDPSEAEKHPKPQPAAVASKDKKKSSKK